A portion of the Streptomyces sp. NBC_00376 genome contains these proteins:
- the mtnA gene encoding S-methyl-5-thioribose-1-phosphate isomerase, translating into MADQDAQSPVGIEPPALPVLRWAEPPEGPALVLLDQTRLPAEEAELVCTDVPALVRAIRTLAVRGAPLLGIAGAYGVALAAARGNDVAGAAELLARARPTAVNLGYGVRRADRAYREAVGRGAGPERAAAVALAEARALHREDAEASGRMARYGLALLDELLPGGDGHRLLTHCNTGALVSGGEGTAFAVALAAHRERRLRQLWVDETRPLLQGARLTAYEAARNAMPYSLLTDNAAGSLFAAGEVDAVLIGADRIAADGSVANKVGSYPLAVLAKYHHVPFIVVAPTTTVDLDTADGASIVVEQRPGAEVTEFTSPRAGVVGESAGGVLVAPAGTRAYNPAFDVTPPELITAIVTEEGAVSPVTRAGLAELCARSSQVTIS; encoded by the coding sequence ATGGCTGATCAGGACGCGCAATCGCCGGTGGGCATCGAGCCTCCCGCGCTTCCCGTACTTCGCTGGGCCGAGCCGCCGGAAGGCCCCGCTCTGGTGCTTCTCGACCAGACGCGACTGCCGGCGGAGGAAGCCGAGCTGGTGTGCACCGATGTGCCCGCGCTGGTGCGGGCGATCCGGACGCTGGCGGTGCGCGGCGCCCCGCTGCTCGGCATCGCGGGGGCCTACGGGGTGGCTCTCGCCGCCGCCCGTGGAAATGACGTGGCGGGGGCGGCGGAGCTGCTGGCGCGGGCGCGGCCCACCGCGGTGAACCTCGGGTACGGGGTGCGGCGGGCCGACCGGGCATATCGGGAGGCCGTCGGGAGGGGGGCGGGTCCGGAGCGGGCCGCGGCGGTGGCGCTGGCCGAGGCCAGGGCGCTGCACCGTGAGGACGCCGAGGCCAGCGGGCGCATGGCGCGGTACGGCCTCGCCCTGCTGGACGAGCTGCTGCCCGGTGGTGATGGGCACCGCCTGCTTACGCACTGCAATACGGGGGCGCTCGTCTCCGGTGGTGAGGGCACCGCCTTTGCCGTGGCGCTCGCCGCGCACCGGGAGAGGCGGCTGCGGCAGCTGTGGGTGGACGAGACGCGTCCGCTGCTGCAGGGTGCTCGGCTGACTGCCTACGAGGCGGCGCGCAACGCAATGCCGTACAGCCTGCTCACGGACAACGCCGCAGGTTCGCTGTTCGCCGCGGGCGAGGTGGATGCCGTGCTCATCGGGGCGGACCGTATCGCCGCGGACGGGTCGGTTGCGAACAAGGTGGGGAGCTATCCGCTGGCAGTGCTCGCGAAGTACCACCACGTACCGTTCATCGTGGTCGCACCGACCACGACCGTGGATCTGGACACCGCGGACGGAGCGTCGATCGTCGTCGAGCAGCGGCCGGGGGCCGAGGTGACGGAGTTCACATCGCCGCGGGCCGGGGTGGTGGGCGAGTCCGCCGGCGGAGTGCTCGTGGCACCGGCTGGAACCCGGGCGTACAACCCCGCGTTCGATGTCACGCCACCGGAGCTGATCACGGCGATCGTCACGGAGGAGGGTGCGGTTTCCCCGGTCACGAGGGCCGGACTGGCAGAGCTGTGTGCCAGATCATCGCAGGTAACGATTAGCTAA
- the mtrA gene encoding two-component system response regulator MtrA — MMSIMKGRVLVVDDDTALAEMLGIVLRGEGFEPSFVADGDKALAAFREAKPDLVLLDLMLPGRDGIEVCRLIRAESGVPIVMLTAKSDTVDVVVGLESGADDYIVKPFKPKELVARIRARLRRSEEPAPEQLAIGDLVIDVAGHSVKREGQSIALTPLEFDLLVALARKPWQVFTREVLLEQVWGYRHAADTRLVNVHVQRLRSKVEKDPERPEIVVTVRGVGYKAGPS, encoded by the coding sequence ATGATGTCGATTATGAAGGGACGCGTCCTTGTCGTCGACGACGACACCGCACTGGCCGAGATGCTCGGGATTGTGCTGCGTGGTGAAGGGTTCGAGCCGTCGTTCGTAGCGGACGGCGACAAGGCACTTGCCGCATTTCGTGAGGCCAAGCCGGACCTGGTCCTGCTCGATCTCATGCTGCCCGGTAGGGACGGCATCGAGGTCTGCAGGCTGATCAGGGCCGAGTCGGGTGTGCCGATCGTCATGCTCACTGCCAAGAGCGACACGGTTGACGTGGTGGTGGGCCTGGAGTCCGGGGCCGACGACTACATCGTCAAGCCGTTCAAACCTAAGGAGTTGGTTGCCCGGATCAGGGCACGTCTGCGGAGGTCCGAGGAACCGGCGCCGGAGCAGCTGGCCATCGGGGACCTGGTCATCGATGTGGCCGGTCACTCGGTGAAGCGGGAGGGGCAGTCGATCGCCCTCACGCCGCTGGAGTTCGACCTGCTGGTCGCGCTCGCCCGTAAGCCGTGGCAGGTCTTCACCCGTGAGGTGCTGCTGGAGCAGGTGTGGGGATACCGCCACGCCGCTGACACCCGGCTGGTGAATGTGCATGTCCAGCGACTGCGTTCCAAGGTCGAGAAGGACCCGGAGCGGCCGGAGATCGTGGTGACCGTCCGAGGAGTCGGTTACAAGGCCGGACCGAGCTGA
- the mtrB gene encoding MtrAB system histidine kinase MtrB, protein MPPSSAAPQPGEPGARAERAAGPGHRAFRIGRLLQGGRLFHDRAPGGPVPRLLMRWVRRPLLPAVRLWRRNLQLRVVAGTLLMSLGVVLLLGLVVIGQVRNGLLEAKGKAAQTQAAGGFAAAQEKANAPLTPGGQGGDAADGATANNSWRTELVDQLASGGKNAFNVVALSADEGTRAPRGSGSVEAVSIPQRLRDAVNKGSGAFQTYSEIQYANGQQPQPGLVVGKRLYDNDHNPYQLYYLFPLTQEEKSLTLIKTTLATAGLFVVVLLGAIAWFVVRQVVTPVRMAAGIAERLSAGRLQERMKVTGEDDIARLGEAFNKMAQNLQLKIQQLEELSRMQRRFVSDVSHELRTPLTTVRMAADVIHEARSDFDPVTARSAELLGDQLDRFESLLSDLLEISRFDAGAAALEAEPIDLRQVVRRVIGGAEPLAERKGTRVRVVGDEQPVIAEADARRVERVLRNLVVNAVEHGEGRDVVVRMGVAGGAVAVAVRDYGVGLKPGEATRVFNRFWRADPARARTTGGTGLGLSIAVEDARLHGGWLQAWGEPGGGSQFRLTLPRTADEPLRGSPIPLEPEDSRRNRENRERAEAVPKTGSEHRLTAVPTQPGSNDRSALPVPSRTPVVSRTAPASVHPAALPGSGARVVARHAEDQSGGEFDTAMQDPERGDTNRGD, encoded by the coding sequence ATGCCCCCGAGTAGCGCTGCTCCGCAGCCCGGGGAGCCGGGAGCCCGTGCGGAGCGGGCTGCCGGTCCAGGACACAGGGCGTTCCGGATCGGGCGCCTTCTGCAGGGCGGCCGGTTGTTCCACGACCGGGCGCCCGGTGGTCCTGTGCCGCGATTGCTGATGCGTTGGGTGCGGCGTCCGCTGCTGCCCGCCGTACGGCTCTGGCGGCGCAATCTCCAGCTGCGCGTCGTCGCGGGCACGCTGCTCATGTCGCTCGGTGTGGTGCTGCTCCTCGGGCTGGTCGTGATCGGTCAGGTGCGCAACGGCCTGCTCGAGGCCAAGGGAAAGGCCGCCCAGACGCAGGCGGCCGGCGGTTTCGCCGCGGCCCAGGAGAAGGCGAACGCCCCGCTCACCCCCGGTGGGCAGGGCGGTGACGCGGCGGACGGTGCCACTGCCAACAACTCCTGGCGGACCGAGCTCGTCGACCAGCTCGCCAGCGGCGGCAAGAACGCCTTCAACGTGGTGGCGCTCAGCGCCGACGAGGGAACCCGTGCCCCACGCGGCTCGGGCAGCGTGGAGGCGGTGAGTATTCCGCAGCGCCTGCGGGATGCGGTGAACAAGGGGTCCGGGGCGTTCCAGACGTACTCCGAGATCCAGTACGCGAACGGGCAGCAACCGCAGCCCGGACTTGTCGTGGGCAAGCGGCTCTACGACAACGACCACAATCCGTATCAGCTCTACTACCTCTTCCCGCTGACGCAGGAGGAGAAGTCGCTGACCCTGATCAAGACCACGCTGGCGACCGCGGGACTCTTCGTGGTCGTGCTGCTCGGGGCCATCGCCTGGTTCGTGGTGAGGCAGGTCGTCACGCCCGTGCGCATGGCGGCCGGTATCGCGGAGCGGCTCTCCGCCGGCCGGCTCCAGGAGCGGATGAAGGTCACCGGCGAGGACGACATCGCCCGGCTCGGTGAGGCCTTCAACAAGATGGCGCAGAACCTGCAGCTGAAGATCCAGCAGCTGGAGGAACTCTCCCGGATGCAGCGGCGCTTCGTCTCCGACGTCTCCCACGAGCTGAGGACCCCCCTGACGACCGTACGGATGGCCGCCGACGTCATCCACGAGGCCCGCAGCGACTTCGATCCTGTGACGGCGCGCTCCGCGGAGCTGCTCGGGGACCAGCTCGACCGGTTCGAGTCGCTGCTCTCCGATCTGCTGGAGATCAGCCGCTTCGACGCGGGGGCCGCGGCGCTGGAGGCGGAGCCGATAGATCTGCGGCAGGTCGTACGACGGGTGATAGGCGGGGCCGAGCCGCTGGCCGAGCGGAAGGGCACCCGGGTCCGGGTGGTCGGCGACGAGCAGCCGGTGATCGCGGAGGCCGACGCACGACGGGTCGAGCGCGTCCTGCGCAACCTGGTGGTCAACGCCGTCGAACACGGCGAGGGCCGCGATGTCGTGGTGCGGATGGGGGTGGCCGGAGGTGCGGTCGCCGTGGCCGTCCGGGACTACGGGGTGGGGTTGAAGCCGGGCGAGGCGACGCGGGTGTTCAACCGTTTCTGGCGGGCGGACCCGGCCCGCGCGCGGACGACCGGCGGTACCGGGCTCGGGCTCTCCATCGCGGTGGAGGACGCCCGGCTGCACGGCGGCTGGCTCCAGGCGTGGGGCGAGCCCGGCGGCGGTTCGCAGTTCCGGCTGACTCTGCCGCGTACGGCGGACGAGCCGCTGCGCGGATCGCCGATACCACTGGAACCCGAGGACTCCCGTCGTAACCGGGAGAACCGTGAGCGGGCCGAGGCCGTGCCGAAGACCGGGAGCGAGCACCGGCTGACGGCGGTGCCGACCCAGCCCGGCAGCAACGACAGATCCGCGCTGCCCGTGCCGTCCCGCACCCCGGTGGTTTCCCGGACGGCGCCGGCCTCGGTGCATCCGGCGGCCCTTCCGGGGAGCGGCGCACGGGTGGTCGCGCGCCACGCCGAGGACCAGTCGGGCGGCGAATTCGACACTGCGATGCAGGACCCGGAGCGGGGGGACACGAATCGTGGGGACTGA